The following is a genomic window from Rutidosis leptorrhynchoides isolate AG116_Rl617_1_P2 chromosome 8, CSIRO_AGI_Rlap_v1, whole genome shotgun sequence.
ATTTTTTGTCATGTTGCAGTAGAATGATGGGATTGGATTATGAATCTAAACGGGGACATATCGGGCTTGATTACTTTGGTCGCACGGTGTATATCAAAATTCTTCCTGTCGGGATCCATATGGGTCGGCTTGAATCCGTCCTGAAGCTTCCAATTACATTGCGAAAAGTGAAAGAAATAGCTGAACGTTTTAGAGGGAAAAAATTAATAGTTGGGGTTGATGACATGGATATATTTAAAGGGTTGAGTCTTAAATTACTAGCCTTTGAGTATCTTTTGCAGACGTATCCATCGCTTCAAGGTAAATTGGTTTTGATCCAAATCGTTAATCCTGCAAGGAGTGCTGGAAAAGATATCCAGGAAGCAAAGAGGGAGACGTATCTGATTCTAAACCGAATCAACGAGGCTTACGGGTCAACTGATTATCAGCCCGTAGTAATAATTGATCGGCCCGTTGCTCGTTATGAAAAGTCAGCCTATTATTCCATGGCTGACTGCTGTATAGTCAATGCTGTGAGGGATGGAATGAATTTGGTACCATATAAATATATTGTTTGCAGGCAAAACTCGCCTTATTTGACGGAGTCAACTCGAACAAGCATGTTGGTTGTGTCCGAGTTTGTCGGTTGCTCACCTTCTTTAAGTGGTGCTATTCGGGTCAACCCATGGGATATTGAATCGGTTGCAGTAGCTTTACATTCAGCTATAGTTATGAAAGAATCTGAAAAGCAATTGAGGCATGAAAAGCACTATCGGTACGTTAGTTCGCATGACGTGGCTTATTGGGCTCGTAGCTTTATGCAAGACCTGGAGAGATcgtcgaaaaatcattataataaGCGTTGTTGGGGTATTGGTTTTGGTTTGGGGTTTAGAGTTGTTTCTCTATCACCTGGTTTCAGAAAGCTGTCTCCTGATTGTATTGTCTCGGCATATAAACGGTCAAACAGAAGGGCGATATTTCTTGACTACGATGGCACACTTGTTCCTCACTCGAATATTGTGAAAACTCCCAGCGATGAACTTATCACTGTTTTGAATACCTTGTGTGATGATCCTAAGAATACTGTGTTTATCGTTAGCGGAAGAGGAAAAACCGCGTTGAGTGAGTGGCTCGCCCCATGTGAGAAGCTAGGCCTAGCTGCTGAACATGGATTTTTCATAAGGTAATAGAGGGCATGTTTACTTTTCACTTAAAGATTTGTACATATCTGTATAGCTCTTAATTCAGTAAGTAAACTTGGTGTTTCTTTGTCACTTTATCTGTTTCCATTAAGAGCCCGATGGAAACAGAACTTAACTTAATACAGAAAAAAGTCAACAACCCCAAAATGTTGTTGGGTCAAAATTGGTTTGGGTTGAACGGAATGGGGCGTGATTGGTGGACCTGCAAAtagctttttgtttaaattttttttttttttactagtaATCCATGCTTAATGAACTAATGATGATTCCAAAAGcgatatatattttatatcattaTAGGATGTATGTATGTATTGATCAACATTCTTATTATTGGGTTTTCCGTTGTAGGTGGAGCAGAAATTTGGAGTGGCAACCTGGTTTGGTGGGTGCAGATCTTGAGTGGAAGGAAATTGCAGAACCAGTAATGGAACTGTATAAAGAGGCAACCGATGGTTCGACTATCGAGAAAAAAGATAGTGGTTTAGTGTGGCACCATCGAGACGCTGACCCTGATTTTGCCTCATGTCAAGCTAAGGAGTTGCTAGTTCATTTAGAGAATGTGCTAGCCAATGAGCCCGCATTGGTTAAACGAGGCCGACACATAGTTGAAGTTAAGCCTCAGGTATCATCATTGACCCGTTTGTATATATATTGGTTACGACGAGTCAATGTCATACACCAAAGCTGTGCATTATTAGCGTATGTTTGGTTAGGAGCTCCTTGAAGCTTTTGTGAAAAAGCTCATATCTAATAAAAAGCTTTGTTTGGTTAAAAGAGCTGAAAGCAGTTACAAAGGGAAAAAACTAGAAGCTAAAAGCTCATAGAACTAGCGTTTGAGAAAAAAACTCCTAgtcattttactctttattttaaCAGTTCATTTTAACAGTTTTAGTTGCTAAACATTTAAATACatacaaaagctaaaaagctaacaGCTAGTATAACCAAAATTCTTGTGTAAAATACAACCTTACAATGATTGATTGTGATGTATTTAtcaaaaaaaatgttgtaaatacaaCTACCCAACCTGAATTGGAGCAACACCTAATTTTTGAAATTATAATTCAGGGTGTAAGCAAAGGGTTAGTAGCAGAGAAAGTTCTTTCCGCCATGATTGAGAAAGGAGAATTTCCAGATTTCGTGACGTGCATTGGGGATGACCGATCAGATGAAGACATGTTTGAAAGCATTATGAATACGGTTTCAAATACTCACACCCAGATATTTGCTTGTACAGTTGGAAGGAAACCAAGCAAAGCTAAATATTATGTTGATGATACTGTAGATGTCGTTAGATTGCTATCTAGGCTCGCAAATGCGTCAGATTCTAAACCTAGTAATAATCCAGCTCGGTTCCAGGTTACCTTCGATGCAGTCTTTTGAGGTACAGCAACATGAAAATGTATAgttcttttttcttttttcgtGCATGTAAGTATGTAACCCTTTTAGGATTTGATCAGCTGGCCAGATCTTTGATGCCAGTTAGGTTACTCTTTTAGTTAACTTTTGGTTCTATATAAGTAAAGTTTACAAGTTAATTTTGTTCCATCAATTTTTTGAGGTTTTAGCAAGGAGTAACATTAAATATGTCCGAATAACTATCGAAACAACAGATTAGGTTACTGTAAGTACTCCGTATTACTATATGTCAAGTGTGTGTATCTAGTACTAAAGTTCAACAGTATATATGGAATTAGTGAGAGTGTTTGATGTTCAACTAGGTTGAGTTGAACTGAAAGGTCTGGTTCAGTTGATGCTGACACTCTTATTGACCAAGAAGCCTCTTCAATAAAGAAATTGGCTTTGTCAACTCTGATTACCAAGTTGTATTTAGGAGGTTCTTGTTTGTCTCATCTGGGCGTAActattgtttttttattattattttacatgatTGACCCATTTTACAAAACTTGACCTGAGCCGGATTTAAAGTTGTCCGGTCCATTTGTCATCAGTATCTAGCTTGTCTTTCGTATGTTTCTATGTGTCTAGGGTTTTGAGTTTCTTTTTTTAGTATAATTGGGTTTTAAGTTTCGGGTTTCTTGTTTTACATCAAGATGTCCTTTTTGGTGAAGCTTTTGGCTCGGTATCTGCTTTGTAAAATCAGTTCCATTTTCGGTGTCACGTGTCAACTAGGGATCTTTTGTGTTGGTAGATTGTGAACAAATAGTAGTCGATTATGTGGACATATTTACTTGCATTTACTTGATATTAAATTAAACTACATATTGTACCCAGTGTGTAGGTGCTTTTGTAACAATCTTAAAAACAACTGAAGGAATTTGAACCTACCCAGAAGATCTGGAAACTTATAACCAAATGCTCCAATTAAAGTTTTATTGGTTTCACTTAGTACTGTTGTAGCATTATGCGAATGGTAAGCTACGTGGAAGGACATACTTCCAACTTCAATAGTCGGTGAACCAGCATCGTCAACTGGTGGTAAAAAATGTGAATAATAAACAAAGTTACCTTTTCGCACGATCCATCGTGAAAATTGGACCATAAACGGCCAATAAAATAGTGAGAACAAGAGCTGATAATAAATCAAATAAAACCCCACATATATGGCTATATGTGAGAACCTAAAACGGTTTGTAAGGCGAGAACGATACAAGGTAAGGAAATGACACGTTTTACCGAATTTGCTAAGCATTTGAGTTTTTGTCGCTTTTGTCAGTTTGAAGATGGTTTCTAATCTTGCGTCGACGTTTTTGATTGGCTAC
Proteins encoded in this region:
- the LOC139862597 gene encoding probable alpha,alpha-trehalose-phosphate synthase [UDP-forming] 8; this translates as MIDHLNKLKLEIMASKSYANILDLDPDKLLDIPQTPRTLPRVLTMPGIIAGADDNNDGDSDKASSGCRERKIIVANMLPLHIQRDPDTLKLTFSFDEDSLLWQLRDAFPSESEVVFIGSLKVEVEANEQEEVAQKLLEEYNCVPTFLPHDLHKKYYGGFCKHQLWPLFHYMLPMCPDHADRFDRALWKAYVSANKIFADKVMEVANPEDDYIWVHDYHLMILPTFLRNRCNRVKLGFFLHSPFPSSEIYRTLPVRDEILKGLLNCDLIGFHTFDYARHFLSCCSRMMGLDYESKRGHIGLDYFGRTVYIKILPVGIHMGRLESVLKLPITLRKVKEIAERFRGKKLIVGVDDMDIFKGLSLKLLAFEYLLQTYPSLQGKLVLIQIVNPARSAGKDIQEAKRETYLILNRINEAYGSTDYQPVVIIDRPVARYEKSAYYSMADCCIVNAVRDGMNLVPYKYIVCRQNSPYLTESTRTSMLVVSEFVGCSPSLSGAIRVNPWDIESVAVALHSAIVMKESEKQLRHEKHYRYVSSHDVAYWARSFMQDLERSSKNHYNKRCWGIGFGLGFRVVSLSPGFRKLSPDCIVSAYKRSNRRAIFLDYDGTLVPHSNIVKTPSDELITVLNTLCDDPKNTVFIVSGRGKTALSEWLAPCEKLGLAAEHGFFIRWSRNLEWQPGLVGADLEWKEIAEPVMELYKEATDGSTIEKKDSGLVWHHRDADPDFASCQAKELLVHLENVLANEPALVKRGRHIVEVKPQGVSKGLVAEKVLSAMIEKGEFPDFVTCIGDDRSDEDMFESIMNTVSNTHTQIFACTVGRKPSKAKYYVDDTVDVVRLLSRLANASDSKPSNNPARFQVTFDAVF